From the Phycisphaerae bacterium genome, one window contains:
- a CDS encoding prephenate dehydrogenase, with product MADNIPKINDLQHIAIVGPGLLGGSIALGLKSAGLTARITGIGHRQASIDTALRIGAIDAGSLDLAATADAQLILIATPIGLFQPTLQRLANIIGPSAVVTDVGSTKRRVCQLAAKYLPNKNLFVGSHPMAGSEKRGVEFARADLCHNATCILTPTRSTSRDALALVESVWSALGMRLVHLTPDRHDRILAKISHLPHVLASALVNLCTDSELEVSGPGLLDTTRVASGDVNLWHDIIDSNADHLLAATAALRKQLDRLDAAVRSGRSAQIRQFLDAAKQKRDRLVQFKLQTHRFEP from the coding sequence ATGGCTGATAATATCCCCAAAATAAACGACTTACAGCATATCGCGATCGTCGGCCCCGGCCTCCTGGGCGGCTCCATCGCCCTGGGCCTCAAGTCCGCCGGCCTGACCGCCCGAATCACCGGAATCGGCCACCGCCAGGCCTCCATCGACACCGCCCTCCGCATCGGGGCCATCGACGCCGGCTCCCTCGACCTGGCCGCAACGGCCGATGCCCAACTGATCCTCATCGCCACCCCCATCGGCCTTTTCCAACCGACCCTGCAACGCCTCGCCAATATTATCGGACCCTCAGCCGTCGTCACCGACGTCGGATCCACCAAACGCCGCGTCTGCCAGCTTGCCGCTAAGTACCTGCCCAACAAGAACTTATTCGTCGGCTCCCACCCCATGGCCGGCTCCGAAAAACGAGGCGTCGAATTCGCCCGCGCCGACCTGTGCCACAACGCCACCTGCATCCTGACCCCCACCCGATCCACCAGCCGCGACGCCCTCGCCCTCGTCGAATCGGTCTGGTCCGCCCTCGGCATGCGCCTGGTGCACCTGACGCCCGACCGCCACGACCGGATCCTGGCCAAAATCTCCCACCTGCCCCACGTCCTGGCCTCCGCCCTGGTCAACCTCTGCACCGACAGCGAACTCGAAGTCTCCGGCCCCGGATTACTCGATACCACCCGCGTCGCCTCCGGCGATGTCAACCTCTGGCACGACATCATCGACTCCAACGCCGACCACCTCCTGGCCGCCACCGCCGCCCTCCGAAAGCAGCTCGATCGGCTCGATGCCGCCGTCCGCTCCGGCCGATCCGCCCAGATCCGCCAGTTCCTCGACGCCGCCAAGCAAAAACGCGACCGCCTCGTCCAATTCAAACTCCAAACCCACCGCTTCGAACCCTGA
- a CDS encoding acetyl-CoA carboxylase carboxyltransferase subunit alpha, with product MTSSGGKRQFNGNGVLEFERPMAQIEQQIQELEAQTDRDCSEEIRELRSTLVKLMKNTYSSLKPWQKVQVARHQNRPQVTDYIRMIVRDFCELHGDRQFRDDRAIVTGFGRVAGQKALIIGHRKGKDIKEKVECYFGCAHPEGYRKALRKMQLAAKFGLPVVCLIDTPGAYPGIGAEERGIAEAIAVNLMEMSRLQTPVVCVVIAEGGSGGALGIGVGDRVAVMEHAYYSVISPEGCAAILWKSSEYAPQAAECLKMTPTELKKLGLIDDIIKEPLGGAHRDPMAAAAALEHYLGETLSQLRRLPVETLVAQRYERIRHLGEFFTTASNGRAKKKIASKASSSGLVTPSAAPARAAGSRA from the coding sequence ATGACATCATCTGGTGGCAAGCGCCAGTTCAACGGCAACGGCGTGTTGGAATTCGAGCGGCCGATGGCCCAGATCGAGCAGCAGATCCAGGAGCTGGAGGCCCAGACGGACCGGGACTGCAGCGAGGAGATTCGCGAGCTTCGCTCGACGCTGGTGAAGCTGATGAAGAACACGTATTCGAGTCTCAAGCCGTGGCAGAAGGTTCAGGTGGCGCGGCATCAGAACCGGCCGCAGGTGACGGATTACATCCGGATGATCGTTCGGGATTTCTGCGAGCTGCACGGGGACCGTCAGTTTCGGGACGACCGTGCGATCGTGACGGGGTTCGGCCGGGTGGCGGGCCAGAAGGCGTTGATCATCGGTCATCGCAAGGGGAAGGACATCAAGGAGAAGGTGGAGTGCTACTTCGGCTGCGCGCATCCGGAGGGGTATCGCAAGGCGCTGCGGAAGATGCAGCTGGCGGCGAAGTTCGGGCTGCCGGTGGTGTGTCTGATCGACACGCCGGGCGCGTATCCGGGGATCGGGGCGGAGGAGCGCGGGATCGCGGAGGCGATCGCGGTGAATTTGATGGAGATGTCGCGGCTGCAGACGCCGGTGGTGTGCGTGGTGATCGCGGAGGGCGGCTCGGGCGGGGCGTTGGGGATCGGCGTGGGCGACCGGGTGGCGGTGATGGAGCACGCGTACTATTCGGTGATCAGTCCGGAGGGATGCGCAGCGATATTGTGGAAGAGTTCGGAGTACGCGCCGCAGGCGGCTGAGTGTTTGAAGATGACGCCGACGGAGTTGAAGAAGCTGGGGTTGATCGACGACATCATCAAGGAGCCGCTGGGCGGGGCGCATCGCGACCCGATGGCGGCGGCTGCGGCGCTGGAGCATTATCTGGGCGAGACGCTGTCGCAGTTGCGTCGTCTGCCGGTCGAGACGCTGGTGGCCCAGCGGTACGAGCGGATTCGGCATTTGGGGGAGTTTTTCACGACGGCGTCGAACGGGCGCGCGAAAAAAAAGATCGCGAGTAAGGCGAGCAGTAGCGGGTTGGTGACGCCGTCGGCGGCGCCGGCGCGGGCGGCCGGTAGCAGGGCCTAA